The region GGAGCGGTCGCGAGCGATGCCTCTCGTCGTGAGTGGGCGTGGTCGTTCTCATGGCTTCGGTGCGACGCCGCGGTGGGTGGACGTCGCTCTATCTGCCCATGTTCGGCTATGTCTACTTAATACTTTCCGCACGACAACTAATTACCGTCCGTATATTAAAACAGACCGCCGATATTTTCTAAGTCGGTCGCCACACCAGAGATAATGTCTGATCCGGGCCGGAAGCCGACAGTTTCTGATGTGGAGATACTGCGTGAGTTCGCTCTCTGCCCGGATCCGTTCATGCACGCTACAGAGCTGGCCGAAGTTGTTGGTCTGTCCCGCCAGGGCGTCCACAAACGGTTAGAGCAACTGCAGGACGAGGGATATTTAGACAGCAAGATGACTGGGGGAACTCGCAACTGGTGGCTCACTGATGAAGGACGAACTTATCTTTCCGAAGAGTCCTGACTCTCGCAGCGCCACCAACCGACCATAGTCGAGGTTGGCTTCTTTCTGTGAATACGGCCCTCATTCCACAGTTGCTTGAGCCTCTTGTTGATGGCTGTTCGGCTGATCGGGAGGTGTGTCTCTAATTCGCCTGCTGTGACGAATGGGCCCTCAATCTCCTCGAAAGTGTCTAGGAGCTCCTGATCGCTGACTTGCTCATTTCCATGTGTGGTACTCATACAGCATCCCGATATTAGTTTCCGCATGGAAAGAATTTATGGTGGTTGCGTAACATAGAATGAGACAGGAACATACGCGCCGCTGGCCGGTTTCTCACGAAATCGCCCCGGTGCTTGGAACACCGAGGCGCGTGGTTCCGTTCCAAGAACCAATGGCAACTACGCAATCCAGTTCACAAGAACGTACCGGCCTCCCGTATGGGACTGCGCTCATCGGGATCGACACCAACGGACACGAGCATCGGTTTGCTGGCGCCGTGGCTGATCACCGCGTGTTCATCTGCGACGGTAGCGAGGTCCTGGAAGTCCACGATCTCGACGCGCTCGCTGCGGCAGGCGTGCTCGAACCTGTGACGTATGACGGAGAGCCATACGACGCGACCACGCCGCGAGCGTGGATCGAGGCGTGGGCAGCTGACTGTGGTGGCTGGTCCGAGGTTCGACTCGACGAGTCGCTGGTCGGGCAGCTCGTTCGTGAGGTGGACGGATGACCCAGTCCATCGCCGATGCGAAGGGGTTCGTGTGGGAACCGGTGCGTGGCCCCAAGCGGAAGATCGAGTTCGAGCCGCGATCCGACGGGAGTTTCGAGCGGGTTGAATCGGTCTGGAACGGGTGCAAGTGGCGGGTGACCGGGCGGGAGGTCGTGACGACGATGCGGCGGATTTGAGTCAGGCAAAGAGCTTCGGAACA is a window of Haloarcula pelagica DNA encoding:
- a CDS encoding winged helix-turn-helix transcriptional regulator; the encoded protein is MSDPGRKPTVSDVEILREFALCPDPFMHATELAEVVGLSRQGVHKRLEQLQDEGYLDSKMTGGTRNWWLTDEGRTYLSEES